The following are encoded together in the Hyalangium minutum genome:
- a CDS encoding C39 family peptidase, with product MSVSSTSGSSSNRSSSSSSSSSSSSSSSSSSSSSSKTANSQDKNKESKNTASGKQTPTQERHYRSSFQDSAPTSPKLQNTPKEAQAKNPQQLLHAPNLTLDNLGPFLDSTPMALQKDTLQAPKMDTLEDLKPVLQSRPLGPPSTFTKTAPATFSQDGQNFAANNGYPVYAQGSGMPWAADTMGRSGDTLSGYGCAITAVAMGVSGITGKTVTPGEMNTFMNGIDGYNGNGAIDRWNQMGNVEAAGVQVKREDWGTFKADQIDQELDAGRPVVVQVDYKGNTEGDHWILVTGRNAEGQYQANDPAGGKVITMHRNDDGQLVADEANARSGRPYVTTGNATTFDRGAPANATSPTTFTFQKQAPTPMPPLDRSKLPQQAPIPMPPLDRSQFQQQAPIPMPAPDRAKLALTIPHMENGLLQPGTSVEAAIANAVDTVGIGYGYMKAMGNQESSFNPSAKAGTSSATGVYQFLDQTWLGTVKKHGAEHGLGDMAAQIQWDSNAGKYVVADDTVRQQILDERYNPTSSALMAAEFTLENQNHLRRTLQIEPGPTELYMAHFLGAGGATKFLGAQGNEKGSQSAADMFPDQAEANPNIFYTNAGTARTLDEVYAVLQAKIAPKAEAYELARGS from the coding sequence ATGAGTGTCAGCTCCACCAGCGGCTCGAGCTCCAACCGAAGCTCGTCGTCTTCCTCCTCTTCTTCTTCTTCCTCCTCTTCTTCTTCTTCCTCTTCCTCCAGCAGCAAGACGGCCAATAGCCAGGACAAGAACAAGGAGAGCAAGAACACGGCGTCTGGCAAGCAGACCCCTACGCAAGAGCGGCACTACCGCAGCAGCTTCCAGGATTCGGCTCCCACGAGCCCCAAGCTGCAGAACACGCCCAAGGAGGCGCAGGCGAAGAACCCTCAGCAGCTGCTGCACGCTCCCAACCTCACCCTGGATAACCTCGGACCGTTCCTGGATTCCACGCCCATGGCGCTGCAGAAGGACACGCTCCAGGCGCCCAAGATGGACACGCTCGAGGACCTCAAGCCGGTTCTTCAGTCCAGGCCCCTCGGTCCTCCGTCCACCTTCACCAAGACGGCCCCTGCCACGTTCTCACAGGACGGCCAGAACTTCGCGGCCAACAATGGCTACCCGGTCTATGCCCAAGGCTCAGGAATGCCCTGGGCGGCGGACACGATGGGCAGGAGCGGAGACACTCTCAGCGGCTATGGCTGCGCTATTACCGCAGTGGCGATGGGAGTCAGCGGCATCACCGGGAAGACCGTCACCCCGGGCGAGATGAACACGTTCATGAACGGGATCGACGGCTACAACGGCAATGGCGCCATCGACCGGTGGAACCAGATGGGGAATGTGGAGGCCGCGGGCGTCCAGGTGAAGCGCGAGGACTGGGGGACCTTCAAGGCGGACCAGATCGACCAGGAGCTGGACGCGGGCCGCCCGGTGGTCGTCCAAGTGGATTACAAGGGCAACACGGAGGGCGACCACTGGATCCTCGTCACAGGCCGCAACGCCGAGGGCCAGTACCAGGCGAACGACCCCGCTGGCGGCAAGGTGATCACCATGCACCGTAATGATGACGGTCAGCTCGTGGCGGACGAAGCCAATGCCCGGTCTGGCCGTCCGTACGTCACGACCGGGAATGCCACGACCTTCGACCGCGGTGCGCCGGCAAACGCGACCAGTCCCACCACGTTCACGTTCCAGAAGCAGGCACCCACCCCGATGCCGCCCCTGGATCGCTCGAAGCTTCCGCAGCAGGCGCCCATCCCGATGCCGCCCCTGGATCGCTCGCAGTTCCAGCAGCAGGCGCCCATCCCGATGCCCGCTCCGGACCGGGCCAAGCTCGCCCTGACCATCCCTCACATGGAGAACGGACTGCTGCAGCCCGGCACCTCGGTCGAGGCCGCCATCGCCAACGCGGTGGATACGGTGGGCATCGGTTACGGGTACATGAAGGCCATGGGCAACCAGGAGAGCTCGTTCAATCCCTCGGCCAAGGCCGGAACCAGCAGCGCCACCGGCGTGTACCAGTTCCTCGATCAGACGTGGCTGGGGACGGTCAAAAAGCATGGGGCCGAGCACGGTCTGGGAGACATGGCCGCGCAGATCCAGTGGGACTCGAACGCGGGGAAGTACGTGGTGGCAGACGACACCGTGCGGCAGCAGATCCTCGACGAGCGCTACAACCCAACCTCCAGCGCGTTGATGGCGGCCGAGTTCACGCTGGAGAACCAGAACCACCTGAGGAGGACGCTGCAGATCGAGCCGGGACCGACCGAGCTCTACATGGCCCACTTCCTGGGGGCCGGGGGCGCAACGAAGTTCCTGGGCGCGCAGGGCAACGAAAAGGGCAGCCAGAGCGCGGCCGACATGTTCCCCGACCAGGCCGAAGCCAACCCCAACATCTTCTATACGAATGCCGGCACGGCGCGGACCCTGGATGAGGTCTACGCGGTGCTGCAGGCGAAGATCGCCCCCAAGGCCGAGGCCTACGAGCTCGCTCGCGGCAGCTGA
- a CDS encoding bile acid:sodium symporter family protein, translating into MTAQQLVLSLVLAVMVFSVALELRVEDFRRVTQMPSSVVCGLLPQFVLLPVGTWCATLLLDLPPPIEAAMILVAACPGGSLSNFITHYGGGNTALSVSVSAVASLLALVLTPFNFGWMMAANPVTASWLRGLEIDPSDIWVSLVLILATPMTLGLLLRHRLPDAATKLQKPLGNFSLLALLAFIVLGLIRQRHLLTAEILPQLGLVVLHNAAGLGFGWLSAMAMRVPERDRRAVMIEGGMQNSGLALGIIAVQFNANLSMVIIASLWGIWHIVSGLTLAILWRRKDARSAA; encoded by the coding sequence GTGACCGCGCAGCAACTCGTGCTGAGCCTGGTGCTGGCGGTGATGGTGTTCTCGGTGGCGCTGGAACTGCGCGTCGAGGACTTCCGGCGCGTCACGCAGATGCCCAGCAGCGTGGTGTGCGGGTTGCTCCCCCAGTTCGTACTGCTCCCCGTGGGCACCTGGTGCGCCACCCTGCTGCTCGATCTCCCCCCGCCCATCGAGGCGGCGATGATCCTCGTGGCGGCCTGTCCCGGCGGCAGCCTCAGCAACTTCATCACCCACTATGGTGGCGGCAACACCGCCCTGTCCGTCAGCGTCTCGGCCGTGGCCAGCCTGCTCGCGCTGGTCCTCACCCCGTTCAACTTCGGCTGGATGATGGCCGCCAATCCCGTGACTGCGTCGTGGCTGCGCGGGCTGGAGATCGATCCGTCCGACATCTGGGTCAGCCTGGTGCTCATCCTGGCCACGCCGATGACGCTGGGTCTGCTGCTCCGCCACCGGTTGCCGGACGCCGCCACGAAGCTTCAGAAGCCCCTGGGGAACTTCAGCCTGCTCGCGCTGCTTGCCTTCATCGTGCTGGGGCTGATCCGCCAGCGACACCTGTTGACGGCGGAGATCCTTCCGCAGCTCGGGCTGGTGGTGCTGCACAACGCGGCGGGCCTCGGGTTCGGGTGGCTGTCGGCCATGGCCATGCGGGTGCCCGAGCGGGATCGGCGCGCCGTCATGATCGAAGGGGGCATGCAGAACTCAGGGCTGGCGCTCGGCATCATCGCCGTGCAGTTCAACGCCAACCTGAGCATGGTGATCATCGCCAGCCTCTGGGGCATCTGGCACATCGTGTCGGGCCTGACGCTGGCCATTCTCTGGAGGAGGAAGGATGCTCGATCTGCTGCTTGA
- a CDS encoding TetR/AcrR family transcriptional regulator, with protein sequence MGIREEQKERTRQAILESAVRLLRERGISGASVAEVMKGAGLTVGGFYAHFDSKEALVGVALRQALGERWRQLLSVVQSSGSEALEVVLRRYLSRRHRDNPAEGCPLPSVVSEAAHAYASPQARDALAEELETWAEGLGALLAGDKGLRRQRALGVIALLSGGLSLARALKGTPLSDEILEACRALGRAALRGA encoded by the coding sequence ATGGGAATTCGCGAGGAACAGAAGGAGCGCACGCGCCAGGCGATTCTGGAATCAGCCGTGCGGCTGCTGCGCGAGCGCGGCATCTCCGGGGCGAGCGTGGCGGAGGTGATGAAGGGCGCTGGCCTGACGGTGGGCGGCTTCTACGCACACTTCGACTCGAAGGAGGCGCTGGTCGGAGTTGCTCTGCGCCAGGCGCTGGGCGAGCGGTGGCGCCAGCTGTTGAGCGTCGTGCAGTCCTCGGGCTCCGAGGCGCTGGAGGTGGTCCTTCGCCGATACCTGTCTCGAAGGCACCGCGACAACCCCGCGGAGGGATGTCCTCTTCCATCCGTGGTGAGCGAGGCCGCCCACGCCTACGCCTCGCCGCAAGCGCGTGACGCGCTCGCGGAAGAGCTGGAGACGTGGGCAGAGGGATTGGGAGCGCTGCTCGCGGGAGACAAGGGGCTGCGGCGGCAGCGGGCGCTGGGCGTCATTGCCTTGCTGAGCGGGGGCCTGAGCCTGGCGCGCGCCCTCAAGGGCACTCCGCTCTCCGACGAGATCCTCGAGGCCTGTCGCGCCCTGGGGCGGGCGGCTCTGCGCGGCGCTTGA
- a CDS encoding N-acyl-D-amino-acid deacylase family protein codes for MLDLLLEGGTVIDGTGAAPRTADVGIRDGRIVEVGRITEAAHERVQASGAWVTPGFIDLHTHYDGQASWDETFSPSILHGVTTLMMGNCGVGFAPVRPNEHPRLISLMEGVEDIPGAALAEGIRWGWESFPQYMDALAAVPHSLDFLVQVPHDPLRIYVMGERAEAHQAATPEDISTMRQLLHAALQAGAAGFTTGRTDNHRTAEGRETPASEASAHELAGLAQAFQGLSHGVLQVVSDFDLLRDPGRFHAEFDLVEQLARAAGRPLSMTWLQRDPGGEQYEAIRERVEAAVARGLPLYLQAAARGIGVLLGLDASFHPFIGFPGYKEISSLPLAERAAALREPARRARILSEKPERLAGDGTPIPPLVDLLLQRIELISGRMFPLGERPNYEPALADSFLVRAKHSGQPALAALYDYLCEGDGSNLIYFPIFNYNGGSLEVVRRMLEHPRALAGLSDAGAHVGTVCDASFPTFLLTWWARDRERERLPLERTVELLTSRNARYLGLSDRGVIAPGMRADLNVIEPSRLSLRRPELRRDLPAGGKRFVQTAEGYVATFVAGRAVQRHGAITDERPGQLVRLGARD; via the coding sequence ATGCTCGATCTGCTGCTTGAGGGAGGCACTGTCATCGACGGCACCGGGGCGGCGCCGCGCACTGCGGACGTTGGCATTCGAGACGGCCGCATCGTCGAGGTCGGCCGCATCACCGAGGCCGCCCACGAGCGGGTGCAGGCCTCGGGCGCCTGGGTCACCCCAGGGTTCATCGATCTCCACACCCACTACGATGGCCAGGCCAGCTGGGATGAGACCTTCTCTCCCAGCATCCTCCATGGTGTGACGACGCTGATGATGGGCAACTGCGGCGTCGGCTTCGCGCCCGTGCGCCCGAACGAGCACCCTCGCCTGATCAGCCTGATGGAAGGCGTGGAGGACATTCCCGGCGCCGCGCTCGCCGAGGGCATCCGCTGGGGCTGGGAGAGCTTCCCCCAGTACATGGACGCGCTCGCGGCAGTGCCTCACAGCCTGGACTTCCTCGTCCAGGTTCCTCACGACCCGCTGCGGATCTATGTAATGGGCGAGCGCGCCGAGGCCCACCAGGCCGCGACGCCCGAGGACATCTCGACGATGCGCCAGTTGCTGCACGCCGCGCTCCAGGCGGGGGCCGCGGGCTTCACCACCGGCCGCACCGACAACCACCGCACGGCGGAGGGCCGGGAGACCCCTGCCTCGGAGGCGAGCGCCCACGAGCTTGCGGGCCTCGCCCAGGCTTTCCAGGGGCTCTCGCACGGCGTGCTTCAAGTGGTGAGCGACTTCGATCTGCTGCGCGACCCGGGCCGGTTCCACGCCGAGTTCGATCTGGTCGAGCAGCTCGCCCGTGCCGCGGGCCGGCCGCTGTCGATGACCTGGCTGCAGCGCGACCCAGGCGGCGAGCAGTACGAGGCCATTCGGGAGCGCGTCGAGGCCGCAGTGGCGCGGGGGTTGCCGCTGTACCTGCAGGCGGCGGCGCGCGGGATCGGCGTGTTGCTGGGGCTGGACGCGAGCTTTCATCCCTTCATCGGCTTCCCGGGCTACAAGGAGATCTCCTCGCTGCCGCTGGCCGAGCGCGCTGCGGCCCTGCGCGAGCCCGCCCGGCGCGCGCGCATCCTCTCCGAGAAGCCCGAGCGGCTGGCGGGTGACGGCACGCCCATCCCCCCCTTGGTGGACCTCCTGTTGCAGCGCATCGAGCTCATCAGTGGGCGGATGTTCCCTCTCGGCGAGAGGCCGAACTACGAGCCCGCGCTGGCCGACTCGTTCCTGGTGCGCGCGAAGCACAGTGGACAGCCGGCCCTCGCCGCGCTGTACGACTACCTCTGCGAGGGGGACGGCTCGAACCTCATCTACTTCCCGATCTTCAACTACAACGGCGGCTCGCTCGAGGTGGTCCGGCGGATGCTCGAGCATCCGCGGGCGCTCGCAGGGCTCTCGGATGCGGGTGCGCACGTGGGCACGGTCTGCGACGCGAGCTTCCCGACCTTCCTGTTGACGTGGTGGGCACGCGACCGCGAGCGGGAGCGACTGCCCCTGGAGCGCACGGTAGAGCTGCTGACCTCGCGCAACGCGCGCTACCTGGGCCTGTCCGACCGGGGTGTGATCGCACCGGGGATGCGCGCCGATCTCAATGTGATCGAGCCGTCACGCCTGTCGCTCCGCAGGCCTGAGCTGCGGCGTGACCTGCCCGCCGGGGGCAAGCGCTTCGTGCAGACCGCCGAGGGCTATGTGGCGACCTTCGTCGCGGGCCGCGCGGTGCAGCGCCACGGCGCCATCACGGACGAGCGGCCGGGCCAGCTGGTGCGGCTGGGCGCTCGGGACTGA
- a CDS encoding nitrilase-related carbon-nitrogen hydrolase, with product MGGKEGSRRWQVFLPWLALVGGAGMSMLLNSRGSLLPGWFMGALLLFFVRQQRPWVGFAGILCVSTLATGLTNLEVFPGSVAGNFGMALGGAFFLALVFLADRLIVGPRASFAGTLFLPAAMTGLEFFSSQGSPFGTWGSLAYTQAGAPVLVQLVSVTGLWGLTFVLVWFASVVNWASEHRAEGRRVLPGVAVFVGVLGVILAFGALRLAGAGRGGEPVRVAGITVAGEVAAGREAGLSRLIQGGTFGNEDWRAFAEASGTVNEELLRLSEREAERGAKLILWSEGNAVVLAEQLPALLSRGTALARERSVWLGMAVASFEPSVERMLRNELILVGPDGSMAWRYVKARPVPGWEADHSIPGSQEVPVLRNSGVGNLGGAICFDGDFPAAFADPGSRGLELLLLPASDWQGISSLHMRQAVFRAVEQGFSMLRQANQGQSVAVDGYGRVYGELDHFTTEDRVLRAELPVGRVPTLYARIGDSVGILSGLVTLGWVGWAVAGGLARRWRARERLHAQPNA from the coding sequence ATGGGCGGTAAAGAAGGCTCGCGGCGCTGGCAGGTGTTCCTGCCATGGCTCGCCCTGGTGGGCGGGGCCGGCATGTCAATGCTCTTGAACTCGCGTGGGTCGCTGCTGCCCGGCTGGTTCATGGGCGCCTTGTTGCTCTTCTTCGTCCGCCAGCAGCGGCCGTGGGTCGGCTTCGCCGGCATCCTCTGCGTGAGCACCCTCGCCACGGGCCTGACGAACCTGGAGGTGTTCCCAGGGTCCGTTGCGGGCAATTTCGGGATGGCCTTGGGTGGCGCATTCTTCCTGGCGCTGGTGTTCCTGGCGGACCGGCTCATCGTGGGGCCGCGGGCGTCCTTCGCGGGGACGCTCTTCCTGCCTGCGGCGATGACGGGGCTGGAGTTCTTCAGCAGTCAGGGAAGCCCGTTCGGCACCTGGGGCTCGCTGGCCTACACCCAGGCTGGCGCACCCGTGCTGGTGCAGCTCGTGTCGGTGACGGGACTGTGGGGCCTGACGTTCGTCCTGGTGTGGTTCGCCTCCGTGGTCAACTGGGCCTCCGAGCACCGGGCCGAGGGGCGCCGCGTTCTGCCGGGAGTCGCGGTGTTCGTGGGCGTGCTCGGGGTCATCCTCGCCTTCGGCGCGCTGCGGCTCGCGGGGGCGGGACGCGGGGGCGAGCCCGTACGGGTCGCGGGCATCACGGTGGCGGGCGAGGTGGCTGCGGGACGCGAGGCGGGGCTGTCCCGGCTCATCCAGGGAGGAACCTTTGGGAACGAGGACTGGCGTGCCTTCGCCGAAGCCTCGGGTACGGTGAACGAGGAGTTGTTGCGCCTGTCGGAGCGGGAGGCCGAGCGAGGGGCGAAGCTCATCCTCTGGTCCGAGGGCAACGCGGTGGTGCTGGCCGAGCAACTGCCAGCCCTGCTCTCTCGGGGGACGGCCCTGGCGCGCGAGCGGAGCGTGTGGCTCGGCATGGCGGTGGCGAGCTTCGAGCCCTCGGTGGAGCGCATGTTGCGCAACGAGCTCATCCTGGTGGGGCCGGATGGGAGCATGGCGTGGCGCTACGTGAAGGCCCGGCCTGTGCCCGGGTGGGAAGCAGACCACTCCATTCCGGGGAGCCAAGAGGTGCCGGTGCTGCGCAACTCGGGCGTGGGAAACCTGGGGGGAGCCATCTGCTTCGATGGGGACTTCCCAGCGGCCTTCGCCGACCCTGGGTCGCGTGGACTCGAACTGCTCCTGCTGCCAGCGAGCGACTGGCAAGGCATCAGCTCACTGCACATGCGGCAGGCGGTGTTCCGCGCGGTGGAGCAGGGGTTCAGCATGTTGCGGCAAGCCAACCAAGGCCAGTCGGTGGCGGTGGATGGATACGGGCGCGTGTATGGCGAGCTGGACCACTTCACGACGGAGGATCGGGTGTTGCGCGCGGAGCTGCCGGTGGGGCGAGTACCCACGCTCTACGCGCGCATCGGCGATTCCGTGGGGATTCTCTCCGGGCTGGTCACGCTGGGATGGGTGGGCTGGGCCGTCGCAGGGGGACTTGCCCGGCGGTGGCGTGCGCGTGAGAGGCTTCACGCACAGCCAAACGCTTGA
- a CDS encoding adenosine deaminase, producing MHKKRWAVVTAALLLAGCGDELTAEEREREVRDHMESIRGDSTALQNFLRDMPKGGDLHSHTSGAITTEKLIQWGAEDGACVNTTTYVASNPCQPGTTPLSQTATDRAFYDAVLSAWSMEDHPGPLLSAHQHFFDAFGKYGAVQIDARNDDSYADILSKAGQNKQIYVELMQGFGSGTGGNIAAGLFGPSDPWDATTLLAKRQQIITTPAFTTALNNQAASIAATLKGARELLGCDTASPDPGCDVDVRLIVSANRTGTRAVVFGQWVYAYELAQIVPEIVGINLVSPEENANSLAYYDDEMFALGVLDDFNDNQPGRKTVHISLHAGELISEVLTSSTQDHMTFHIRNAVEKAHAERIGHGVDVLTEIAGDGVEDLLRDMSAAGVTVEICLTSNRVLLGASGTKHPLSKYLDYKVPVTLATDDQGILRGTITDEYVAAATDQGLDYAKLKYMARVSLENAFVEGDSLWSQSEGYGQPVSACAKQDLGAVPASSACEAFLTANKRAALQWKLESQFAAFENGFVK from the coding sequence ATGCACAAGAAACGGTGGGCAGTGGTGACGGCAGCGCTCTTGCTGGCGGGCTGTGGGGATGAACTGACAGCGGAGGAGCGCGAGCGCGAAGTGCGCGACCACATGGAGTCCATCCGCGGTGACTCCACGGCGCTCCAGAACTTCCTCCGCGACATGCCCAAGGGTGGCGATCTGCACAGCCACACCTCGGGAGCTATCACCACCGAGAAGCTCATTCAGTGGGGCGCGGAGGATGGCGCGTGCGTGAACACCACCACCTATGTCGCCAGCAATCCCTGCCAGCCTGGCACCACGCCCTTGTCCCAGACCGCCACGGATCGCGCTTTCTACGACGCCGTGCTCAGCGCCTGGTCCATGGAGGACCACCCTGGGCCGCTGCTCAGCGCGCACCAGCACTTCTTCGACGCCTTCGGCAAGTATGGCGCGGTGCAGATCGACGCGCGCAATGACGACAGCTATGCCGACATCCTCTCCAAGGCGGGCCAGAACAAGCAGATCTACGTAGAGCTGATGCAGGGCTTTGGCTCGGGCACGGGCGGCAACATCGCGGCCGGTCTCTTCGGCCCCTCGGACCCGTGGGACGCCACCACCCTGCTGGCCAAGCGCCAGCAGATCATCACCACCCCGGCCTTCACCACCGCCCTCAACAACCAGGCCGCCAGCATCGCGGCGACGCTCAAGGGCGCCCGCGAGTTGCTCGGCTGCGACACGGCCTCGCCCGACCCGGGCTGCGACGTGGACGTGCGGCTCATCGTCTCCGCCAACCGCACGGGGACCCGGGCCGTGGTGTTCGGCCAGTGGGTCTATGCCTATGAGCTGGCGCAGATCGTCCCGGAGATCGTCGGCATCAACCTCGTGTCCCCCGAGGAGAACGCCAACTCGCTCGCCTATTACGACGACGAGATGTTCGCCCTGGGGGTGCTGGATGACTTCAATGACAACCAGCCGGGCCGCAAGACGGTCCACATCTCCCTGCACGCGGGCGAGCTCATCTCCGAGGTGCTGACGTCCTCCACGCAGGACCACATGACGTTCCACATCCGCAACGCGGTGGAGAAGGCTCACGCGGAGCGCATCGGCCACGGTGTGGACGTGCTGACCGAGATCGCGGGCGACGGCGTGGAGGATCTGCTGCGGGACATGAGCGCCGCCGGGGTGACGGTGGAGATCTGCCTGACGTCCAACCGGGTGCTGCTGGGGGCCTCGGGCACCAAGCACCCGCTCTCCAAGTACCTGGACTACAAGGTGCCGGTGACGCTGGCGACCGATGACCAGGGCATCCTGCGCGGCACCATCACCGACGAGTACGTGGCGGCGGCCACGGACCAGGGCCTGGACTACGCGAAGCTGAAGTACATGGCGCGCGTCAGCCTGGAGAACGCCTTCGTCGAGGGCGACAGCCTGTGGTCCCAGTCCGAGGGCTACGGCCAGCCGGTGAGCGCCTGCGCCAAGCAGGATCTGGGCGCGGTGCCCGCCTCCTCGGCCTGCGAGGCCTTCCTGACTGCGAACAAGCGCGCTGCGCTCCAGTGGAAGCTCGAGAGCCAGTTCGCCGCCTTCGAGAACGGCTTCGTGAAGTAA
- a CDS encoding PadR family transcriptional regulator, with the protein MARENTCQFAILGMLCREPMSGYGLRQAIERTVGHFWQESYGNLYPTLERMEGEGLVALDREEHSPGGRVRKVYRVTAEGRRVLAEWLRRPVVPHVERNELLLKLFFGGRVGPEDSLAHVERSRAEAEGLLAVLRLIDEDIHRSREDHPELPYWHLSIRAGLLGLEAHLRWCDEAQETLQRLAHTKDSKKKGERDGR; encoded by the coding sequence GTGGCAAGAGAGAACACCTGCCAGTTCGCCATCCTGGGGATGCTGTGCCGGGAGCCCATGAGCGGTTACGGCCTGCGGCAGGCCATCGAGCGGACCGTGGGGCACTTCTGGCAGGAGAGCTACGGCAACCTGTACCCGACGCTGGAGCGGATGGAGGGAGAGGGGCTGGTCGCGCTCGATCGGGAGGAGCATTCGCCGGGCGGGCGGGTGCGCAAGGTGTACCGGGTGACGGCGGAAGGGCGGCGGGTGCTCGCAGAGTGGCTGCGGCGGCCGGTGGTGCCCCACGTGGAGCGCAACGAGTTGCTGCTCAAGCTCTTCTTCGGGGGACGGGTGGGACCGGAGGACTCGCTGGCGCACGTGGAGCGCAGCCGGGCCGAGGCCGAGGGGCTGCTGGCCGTGCTGCGGCTCATCGACGAGGACATCCACCGCTCGCGCGAGGACCACCCGGAGCTGCCCTACTGGCACCTGTCCATTCGCGCGGGGTTGCTTGGACTGGAGGCGCACCTGCGCTGGTGCGACGAGGCCCAAGAGACGCTCCAGCGTCTGGCACACACGAAGGATTCGAAAAAGAAGGGGGAGCGGGATGGGCGGTAA
- the add gene encoding adenosine deaminase, with the protein MPGLALPRDELIRRLPKAELHLHLEGSIQPELALRLANRHGRSLPGSDEGVEGLRRHYRFTSFDDFLRLYLALSSCLTDAEDFTAITVDLARGLAAQNVRYAEVTVTPMTHVARGVSGDELLSGLAEGRARAREEHAVELAWVFDTLRNQADRAEPTLELALRGREHGVVGLGLSGPESLEWPLQPFAPLFTRARDEGLHSLPHAGEHAGPESIWAALRWLGAERLGHGVRCLEDASLVQYLAEKRIPLEVCPSSNVSLGVCSELGQHPLPRLLEAGLSITLASDDPPLFSTTLTDEYLRCADRFSWSAEQILSLAAAGFEHSLLPLEARQAWLSAQREAAAGGATRR; encoded by the coding sequence ATGCCAGGACTCGCACTGCCCAGGGATGAGCTTATCCGCCGCCTGCCCAAGGCCGAACTCCACCTCCATCTCGAAGGGAGCATCCAACCCGAGCTGGCCCTGAGGCTCGCGAACAGGCATGGCCGCTCGCTCCCGGGAAGCGACGAGGGAGTCGAGGGGCTGCGGCGGCACTACCGGTTCACCTCGTTCGACGATTTCCTTCGTCTCTATCTCGCCCTCTCGAGTTGCCTCACGGATGCCGAGGACTTCACCGCCATCACCGTCGACCTGGCACGGGGGCTCGCCGCGCAGAACGTGCGCTATGCCGAGGTCACTGTGACGCCGATGACGCACGTGGCGCGCGGTGTCTCAGGGGATGAGCTGCTGTCAGGCCTGGCCGAAGGCCGAGCGCGAGCACGGGAGGAGCATGCTGTCGAGCTCGCTTGGGTGTTCGACACCCTCCGGAATCAGGCCGACCGGGCCGAGCCCACCCTCGAGCTGGCCCTGCGTGGCCGGGAGCACGGGGTGGTGGGGCTGGGGCTCTCGGGGCCCGAGTCGCTGGAGTGGCCGCTCCAGCCATTCGCGCCGCTCTTCACGCGGGCTCGGGACGAGGGCCTGCACAGCCTGCCCCATGCCGGCGAGCATGCCGGCCCCGAGAGCATCTGGGCGGCCCTGAGGTGGCTGGGCGCCGAGCGGCTGGGCCACGGGGTTCGCTGTCTGGAGGATGCCTCGCTGGTCCAGTACCTCGCCGAGAAGCGGATCCCCCTTGAGGTTTGCCCGAGCAGCAACGTCTCGCTGGGCGTCTGCTCCGAGCTCGGCCAGCACCCTCTGCCGCGACTGTTGGAGGCTGGGCTCTCCATCACCCTGGCGAGCGATGATCCCCCGTTGTTCTCCACCACCCTGACCGACGAGTACCTGCGCTGCGCGGACCGCTTCTCTTGGAGCGCTGAGCAGATCCTCTCCCTCGCCGCCGCGGGCTTCGAGCACAGCCTCCTGCCCCTGGAGGCCCGGCAGGCCTGGCTCTCCGCCCAACGTGAGGCCGCCGCCGGTGGAGCCACGCGCCGTTAG